One stretch of Thermoproteota archaeon DNA includes these proteins:
- a CDS encoding TIGR00341 family protein — MKKIEITCHEQRGSAIEFVLKKYKVPYHLNLVMYDEDKLLRYTAICLDILASNLVNELNKIVDTRQKEVLITSQTIDATLSEYINKLEEEEKEKHKKVEKKKLSEEFKEIVEPSVEFNKNLLFMIIIAASVATVGLFANNASLVIGAMLISPLLGPITAFSFNVAVGKPQKVYKATISGLILLAAVIATGTILTAIALQFSDLPMTNEILSRTEISPVYLGVAIALGFAGGIAMTTKIPGILVGVAIAAALVPPATVAGIGIALWNFSIFSSALTLTAANVIGLILGTTAVFFIEGITPRRVYEKEKARSQMWKTIAIFIGLSVILGFLLLKPD, encoded by the coding sequence ATGAAGAAAATAGAGATTACCTGTCATGAGCAACGAGGTTCAGCGATTGAATTTGTTCTCAAAAAATACAAGGTCCCATATCACCTAAATTTGGTCATGTATGATGAAGACAAACTACTTAGATACACCGCAATTTGTCTTGATATTTTAGCCTCAAACCTTGTAAACGAATTAAATAAAATTGTCGACACTAGACAAAAAGAAGTTCTCATTACCAGTCAAACAATTGATGCTACTTTATCTGAATACATCAATAAATTAGAAGAGGAAGAAAAAGAAAAGCACAAAAAAGTTGAAAAGAAAAAACTATCTGAAGAATTCAAGGAAATCGTAGAGCCAAGTGTAGAGTTTAACAAGAATCTTCTTTTCATGATTATCATTGCAGCTAGTGTTGCAACAGTTGGATTATTTGCAAACAATGCATCTTTAGTAATTGGCGCAATGTTGATCTCACCACTTTTGGGACCAATTACTGCATTTTCATTTAATGTTGCAGTTGGAAAACCACAAAAAGTTTACAAGGCAACAATTTCAGGATTAATACTACTAGCAGCAGTAATTGCAACAGGAACAATACTTACTGCAATAGCATTACAATTCTCTGATTTACCTATGACAAATGAAATTTTATCAAGGACTGAAATTTCACCTGTCTATCTAGGCGTGGCTATTGCTCTAGGATTTGCAGGAGGGATTGCAATGACTACAAAAATCCCAGGCATTCTTGTCGGTGTAGCTATTGCAGCAGCTCTAGTTCCACCAGCAACAGTTGCAGGAATCGGAATTGCGTTATGGAATTTCAGTATATTTTCAAGTGCGCTAACTCTAACTGCAGCCAATGTCATAGGGTTGATTTTGGGCACTACAGCCGTATTTTTCATAGAAGGAATCACCCCAAGACGAGTATATGAAAAAGAAAAAGCTAGGAGCCAGATGTGGAAAACAATTGCAATCTTTATCGGATTGAGTGTAATTCTTGGGTTCTTACTGTTAAAACCAGACTAG
- a CDS encoding universal stress protein: MFKNITVAFITRSVRTKPFMVGMAMAQKFNGNLTIIECVLKKTPKFVLFETKDDKQAAKKQKLAGEKTLKEFEAKAKGANISVKTVLALTESIPDWIHDYVKEHRTDLLIIDHPHLTDFEESYYDDIIKTISHEVAVPLLLLRS; this comes from the coding sequence ATGTTCAAGAATATTACCGTGGCTTTTATCACCAGAAGTGTTCGGACTAAACCATTCATGGTTGGTATGGCTATGGCCCAAAAATTTAATGGAAATCTCACAATAATTGAATGTGTACTTAAGAAAACTCCAAAGTTCGTACTGTTTGAGACTAAAGACGACAAGCAAGCTGCAAAAAAGCAAAAACTTGCAGGTGAAAAAACTCTAAAAGAATTTGAAGCAAAGGCAAAAGGTGCAAATATTTCTGTAAAAACTGTTTTGGCCCTAACAGAATCCATTCCTGATTGGATTCATGATTATGTAAAAGAGCACAGAACTGATTTACTAATAATTGATCATCCTCACCTAACTGATTTTGAAGAGTCCTATTATGATGATATAATCAAAACCATTTCTCATGAAGTTGCAGTACCTCTACTATTGTTGCGTTCTTAG
- a CDS encoding succinyl-CoA synthetase subunit beta has translation MRLLEYQAKELFKEYGIKVPPSKASKDIEQGRKDAKELGYPFVIKAQVPVGGRGKAGGIQKCNSDDEFELKYPQVLEMSIKGEKTRAILLEKMADIKKELYLSLFLNRSKRCYTIIASAEGGVEIESVKNQIIKEVGLGHVDEATAREVAKEMKLDEKASNDLVDFLKRLSKLTIEKEAELAEINPLAIIGDGSLLALDGKVMTDDNSNFRHEELQKYQEKSELEEKAEKSGFSLVELEGNIAVVGNGAGLVMSTLDMLSDNGGKPACFLDVGGGATTESVYEALTLISKMKRVKGILVNLYGGIVKTSVVAAAFIQAYENNLIDLPVFARLRGAESEKAKEMLKDTKTKLFDSVEDAINAAVMGIKK, from the coding sequence ATGCGGCTATTAGAGTATCAAGCCAAGGAATTATTCAAAGAATATGGAATTAAAGTTCCACCTAGTAAAGCATCCAAAGATATCGAACAGGGAAGAAAGGATGCCAAAGAATTAGGATATCCATTTGTCATAAAGGCTCAAGTTCCAGTTGGCGGAAGAGGAAAGGCAGGAGGAATTCAAAAATGCAACAGTGATGATGAATTTGAATTAAAGTATCCTCAGGTCCTAGAAATGTCAATCAAAGGAGAAAAGACTAGAGCAATTTTACTTGAAAAGATGGCAGACATCAAAAAAGAATTGTATCTATCATTATTTTTGAATCGAAGTAAAAGGTGTTACACAATCATTGCATCAGCTGAAGGAGGAGTAGAGATCGAATCAGTAAAGAATCAAATCATAAAAGAAGTTGGACTTGGTCATGTTGATGAAGCAACAGCTCGTGAAGTAGCAAAAGAGATGAAACTTGATGAAAAAGCATCAAATGACCTGGTAGACTTTTTGAAAAGATTATCAAAATTAACTATTGAAAAAGAAGCAGAATTAGCAGAGATTAACCCACTTGCCATTATTGGTGATGGTTCTCTATTAGCATTAGATGGTAAAGTCATGACAGATGATAACTCTAATTTTAGACATGAAGAATTACAAAAGTATCAAGAAAAATCAGAATTAGAAGAAAAAGCAGAAAAGAGTGGATTTTCTCTAGTAGAGCTTGAAGGAAACATTGCGGTAGTTGGAAATGGTGCAGGACTAGTAATGTCTACACTTGACATGTTATCAGATAATGGAGGAAAACCAGCATGCTTTTTGGATGTAGGAGGTGGTGCAACAACTGAATCAGTCTATGAAGCATTAACTTTGATTAGTAAAATGAAGAGAGTCAAAGGAATTCTTGTTAATCTTTATGGCGGAATTGTCAAAACATCAGTTGTAGCAGCAGCGTTTATTCAAGCATATGAAAATAATCTGATTGATTTACCAGTCTTTGCAAGATTACGAGGGGCAGAATCTGAAAAAGCTAAAGAGATGCTCAAAGACACAAAGACAAAATTATTTGATTCGGTAGAAGATGCAATCAATGCAGCAGTTATGGGGATTAAGAAATGA
- a CDS encoding succinate--CoA ligase subunit alpha, which yields MTRVFELLQGKPSDPDFKKKPVIVQGITGKFGSLHTKLMMEYGTNIAAGVTPGKGGEKFEGVPIYNSVKEAVDATGAKISIIFVPAKFFLGAAKDALEAGIKLLVAIPEHVPVRDTLEVLALAQKNDAIVIGPNTPGIMIPEVIKIGIMPASPFKAGDVAVLSKSGTLLYEISNSLTQAGFGQSITIGIGGDPVNGTRLIDAFEMVKDLPDLRGLVIVGEIGGDAEELLAKRIIDSGFKKPVVAYIAGRAAPKEKRMGHAGAIVMGTYGSAESKVSMFNKANIPVAKRPVEVPVLLAKKMDSYSD from the coding sequence ATGACAAGAGTTTTTGAGTTATTACAGGGAAAACCAAGTGATCCTGACTTTAAGAAAAAACCAGTGATTGTTCAAGGAATAACTGGGAAATTTGGTTCGTTGCATACAAAATTAATGATGGAATATGGAACAAACATTGCAGCTGGAGTAACTCCGGGAAAGGGAGGAGAGAAATTTGAAGGAGTGCCAATTTACAATTCTGTAAAAGAAGCAGTCGATGCTACGGGTGCAAAAATTTCAATAATTTTTGTTCCAGCAAAGTTCTTTCTAGGTGCTGCAAAGGATGCACTTGAAGCAGGAATCAAATTGCTTGTTGCAATTCCAGAACATGTCCCAGTAAGAGACACATTAGAAGTTCTTGCATTAGCACAAAAAAATGATGCAATAGTGATTGGCCCTAACACTCCAGGAATTATGATTCCAGAGGTAATCAAGATAGGAATTATGCCTGCTAGTCCATTTAAGGCAGGAGATGTTGCAGTACTATCAAAAAGCGGTACATTACTTTATGAGATTTCAAACAGCCTTACGCAAGCTGGTTTTGGTCAAAGCATAACTATTGGAATTGGCGGAGACCCAGTAAATGGAACCAGACTAATTGATGCATTTGAGATGGTCAAAGATTTGCCTGATCTTAGAGGGCTAGTCATAGTAGGGGAAATTGGAGGAGACGCAGAAGAACTACTTGCAAAGAGAATTATCGATAGTGGATTCAAAAAACCAGTTGTCGCATATATTGCAGGAAGAGCAGCACCAAAGGAGAAAAGAATGGGACATGCAGGCGCAATCGTGATGGGAACATACGGTTCTGCAGAATCAAAGGTTTCAATGTTTAACAAGGCAAACATTCCTGTAGCAAAAAGACCAGTAGAAGTGCCTGTGTTGCTAGCCAAAAAGATGGATAGTTATTCCGATTAA
- a CDS encoding 50S ribosomal protein L40e, with protein MPITDPQKKQIAQKARLHMKVCFNCGARNSIAATRCRKCHNGYLRLKNRNLGIKK; from the coding sequence ATGCCAATAACAGACCCACAAAAAAAACAGATTGCTCAAAAAGCACGTCTTCACATGAAAGTTTGCTTTAACTGCGGGGCTAGAAATTCTATTGCCGCTACACGATGCAGAAAGTGTCACAACGGCTATCTAAGATTAAAGAATAGAAACCTCGGCATTAAGAAATAG